From Ascaphus truei isolate aAscTru1 chromosome 17, aAscTru1.hap1, whole genome shotgun sequence, the proteins below share one genomic window:
- the WDR6 gene encoding tRNA (34-2'-O)-methyltransferase regulator WDR6 — protein sequence MEIMPVLLIAPITALEFIGDHLLSGEGPNLIVYSLEQTFVNAQRHQQNVLGGYNIHGIKPSVTHPSEAEDVLLSVFGSKGLIVLQLGISDKEVKLSPICEIRELHDWIWDLQWLRDGLQPAAYLGLALGHNSVALYDYRNGVVLKEVHCSEKCILYSAHFFGERWEELALVSGTVFNQLVVWRMADPTNEEQRIEPRRRISGHDGVIFSICYEKRRGILASASDDRSLRVWDVGDLVGSNSDVQCLLVLYGHKSRVWSVKLLPDHIISVGEDSACIAWNYSGHIIHHFKGHKGRGIRAVAVRNSRGWVATGGVDSGIRLWQIKGKSSPSNGLLALNFGASYSKGVPKALAMVDTTCLVVMTDTGTIYAYDFISKQWSLVLEDDGYRSYSLLDVLKSNNSVLCALGNITGNIKIFTLSSADGCKDLKLHQGKVHSLTWVSPLCHGSDVCSLFSSGHDGVMVWMEVTCVSGNIKSVTERYRFSLPVCKQRWHTSIAFLPNEELIVCGDRRGSLMLFSTNVTKGQQGGDQIIGTVVFQGDSEPLRDGLKRITTGESRSPPVASPDLHAEGPTSLLFGIHGKLGVTSVSCHDGFVYSTGRDGCYRQLKVERGQLTVLHKQKTCKGMEWIERLCFTPDDNLLVLGFHSTDFVVWSTKTNEKLHCVPCGGGHRSWSYKDSQYTEVFAYIKSSDIFAYQSHPVEKICNVVKEPVHGREITCIRHAGTIKTPSGEPLHILITSSEDTTVNVSYFNEMTKRVRHLATISDHISSVKTLALAGVGRWHQEGSGLSVGLFTAGGRAEIECYRVSVSQKSDTGSISGQVIHLASHRLDEHWDRMKNKHRMVKMDPETRYMSLVAVGDGMYENSSFLAAACSDGSVRFFLMCENSRRFVLAAESFYHQRCVLKVATFVQRSGAGQSVFLCSAATDGSIAFWDITATMDQARKIPEDVLPDCQPWDLGTPCFSVRAHQCGINSLHIQEAKDGHHLVASGGDDNSIHICLVAVDRTYDAHQRAVIRLLRASTVLAAHAAQVTGLRILRGDLLASVSVDQRLTLWHLGDTGLQHVSSRLCHVADVAELDCWEHEKEGHLCVLCGQGLEVVKCITSKDKETCLEE from the exons ATGGAAATTATGCCTGTGCTGCTGATCGCTCCAATCACAGCATTGGAGTTTATTGGAGATCATCTTCTGTCAG GCGAAGGCCCCAATCTCATTGTGTATAGTTTGGAGCAAACGTTTGTCAATGCACAACGGCATCAGCAGAATGTACTCGGAGGTTATAACATCCATGGGATAAAGCCGTCTGTTACCCATCCATCTGAAGCAGAGGACGTCCTGTTATCTGTGTTTGGGAGCAAAGGACTGATTGTTCTGCAATTGGGCATCAGTGACAAGGAGGTGAAGCTGTCTCCAATCTGTGAGATCAGAGAGCTGCATGATTGGATTTGGGACCTTCAGTGGCTTAGGGATGGGTTGCAGCCAGCTGCCTATCTTGGCTTAGCCCTGGGCCACAACTCTGTGGCTCTTTATGATTACCGGAACGGGGTGGTCTTGAAAGAGGTCcactgctctgaaaaatgcatcTTGTACTCTGCCCATTTCTTTGGCGAGAGGTGGGAGGAACTCGCACTGGTGTCGGGGACCGTTTTTAACCAGCTGGTGGTTTGGCGTATGGCTGACCCAACGAATGAAGAACAAAGGATAGAACCCAGAAGAAGAATAAGCGGCCACGACGGTGTCATATTTAGCATCTGCTACGAGAAAAGAAGGGGCATTCTGGCTTCAGCTTCCGACGACCGCAGCCTCCGGGTTTGGGATGTGGGTGACCTTGTTGGATCAAATTCTGACGTCCAATGTCTTCTCGTGTTATACGGCCACAAGTCACGAGTGTGGTCCGTGAAGCTGCTCCCCGACCACATTATCAGCGTTGGGGAAGATTCAGCGTGCATTGCGTGGAACTACAGTGGACACATCATTCATCATTTTAAAGGCCACAAAGGACGGGGCATCAGAGCGGTAGCTGTACGCAACAGCCGTGGTTGGGTAGCTACTGGTGGTGTAGACTCTGGCATCAGACTGTGGCAAATAAAAGGAAAGTCTTCTCCATCTAATGGTCTCCTAGCGTTAAACTTTGGTGCATCTTACAGTAAAGGGGTGCCCAAGGCACTAGCAATGGTAGATACCACCTGTCTTGTTGTAATGACAGATACAGGTACTATTTATGCTTATGACTTTATCTCCAAACAGTGGAGTCTGGTTTTGGAGGATGATGGCTACAGGTCGTACAGTCTCCTGGATGTGTTGAAATCCAATAACAGTGTCCTGTGTGCTCTTGGTAACATAACAGGGAACATTAAGATTTTCACACTTTCCTCCGCTGATGGTTGCAAGGACCTCAAGCTTCATCAGGGTAAGGTTCACAGCCTGACGTGGGTATCCCCCTTGTGTCACGGTTCGGACGTGTGTAGCCTTTTTTCCTCTGGCCACGATGGGGTAATGGTTTGGATGGAAGTCACTTGTGTATCCGGAAACATCAAGTCTGTGACAGAGAGATATCGGTTCAGTTTGCCAGTGTGTAAGCAGCGGTGGCACACCAGCATCGCATTCTTACCCAATGAGGAGTTGATCGTATGCGGGGATCGTAGGGGGTCCTTGATGTTGTTTTCTACTAACGTTACTAAGGGGCAGCAAGGTGGGGACCAGATAATAGGGACCGTGGTCTTCCAGGGCGATAGTGAACCTTTGAGAGACGGCTTAAAAAGGATCACTACAGGGGAAAGTCGCAGTCCCCCGGTGGCCAGCCCAGACCTACATGCAGAGGGTCCTACTTCACTTCTGTTTGGCATTCACGGCAAGTTGGGAGTGACATCCGTCAGCTGTCATGATGGGTTTGTGTATAGCACAGGGAGGGATGGATGTTACCGCCAGCTGAAGGTAGAGCGAGGCCAGCTAACCGTCCTGCACAAACAGAAGACCTGCAAGGGGATGGAGTGGATAGAGCGACTCTGCTTCACTCCAGATGACAACTTACTAGTGCTGGGCTTCCACTCCACCGATTTTGTGGTTTGGAGTACGAAGACCAATGAGAAGCTTCACTGCGTCCCGTGTGGTGGAGGACACAGATCATGGAGCTACAAAGACTCCCAGTACACCGAGGTGTTTGCTTACATCAAATCCAGCGACATCTTTGCCTATCAAAGCCACCCAGTGGAAAAGATCTGTAATGTGGTCAAGGAGCCCGTGCACGGCCGAGAGATCACATGCATCAGGCACGCGGGGACCATCAAAACTCCCAGCGGTGAACCCCTCCATATCTTAATTACAAGCAGCGAAGACACTACCGTTAACGTGTCGTACTTTAACGAGATGACTAAGCGGGTGCGGCATCTCGCCACGATCAGCGATCACATCTCCAGCGTGAAAACCCTGGCGTTGGCAGGAGTCGGGCGCTGGCATCAGGAAGGCAGCGGCCTCTCTGTTGGGCTGTTCACGGCGGGCGGGAGGGCGGAGATTGAGTGTTACCGTGTgtcggtcagccagaagagcgaCACGGGCAGCATTTCCGGTCAAGTCATCCACCTGGCCTCTCACCGGCTGGACGAACACTGGGATAGAATGAAGAATAAGCACAGAATGGTCAAGATGGACCCAGAAACAAG ATACATGTCGCTTGTAGCAGTTGGGGACGGGATGTATGAGAACTCGAGCTTCCTGGCTGCAGCCTGCAGTGATGGATCAGTAAG GTTCTTCTTGATGTGTGAAAACTCCCGGCGGTTTGTTCTGGCCGCAGAATCCTTTTATCACCAGCGCTGCGTGCTGAAGGTGGCGACGTTTGTGCAGCGATCCGGCGCTGGGCAGAG cgTTTTCCTTTGTAGCGCAGCTACTGATGGGAGCATTGCATTCTGGGACATCACCGCCACAATGGACCAAGCTCGCAAAATCCCGGAAGACGTGCTCCCAGATTGTCAGCCCTGGG ATCTGGGAACTCCGTGCTTCAGCGTCCGGGCTCACCAGTGCGGCATCAACAGCCTCCACATCCAGGAAGCTAAAGATGGACATCACCTGGTAGCCAGCGGGGGGGATGACAATTCCATCCACATCTGCCTTGTGGCTGTAGACCGGACCTATGACGCACACCAGAGAGCGGTCATCCGGCTTCTCCGAGCGTCCACTGTCCTCGCAGCCCACGCTGCCCAGGTCACCGGCCTGCGCATCCTCAGAGGAGACCTCCTGGCATCGGTGTCTGTGGACCAGCGTCTGACTCTGTGGCACCTTGGAGACACTGGCCTTCAGCACGTGAGCAGCAGGTTGTGTCACGTGGCTGACGTAGCTGAGCTGGACTGCTGGGAGCATGAAAAGGAGGGACATTTGTGTGTGCTCTGCGGTCAAGGACTGGAGGTCGTCAAGTGCATCACAAGCAAAGACAAGGAAACTTGCCTGGAAGAGTGA